CGCCGAGTCCACTTCAAAAACCTCGAGCGTTCCGGCTACGGGGACCGGCACGGCCGACTCCGAATCCGGCCGCAGTGCAAGATTCAACGCGCGGGCGACCAGCTGTTCGGGCGGCAATGCCCAGCGGTTGTAGGGGTCGCGGATGACCCGGCCGGAGGCGTCGCGCGACTGCATCCGGCTCCCGGCGGTCGAATCGTTGCGGAATTCGAGCATGCGGAGCGCACGACCCGTCTTTTCGGCCTTTTCGAGCGTAAGATCGAATTCCCCAACCGGCCGGTAAGATTCGAAAAAACAGCCGGAAAACAGCAACACCGCCAGACATGCGGCGAAAACAACGAGCGATTTCATGATCCCGGACTCCCCCTTCGTTAAAAACAGACCGGCCTCCATTAATAAAATACCCGTCCGGCGCGCGAATTTCAAGAAGCGGAGATTGTAAAACACGTATTCCGATGGTATTTTATGCAGGAATAATAGTGGAATGGAATCCGCATTCAGGAGAGATTACGCGGAATGTATCTGGAACAAATCGATTCCCCGGCGGACCTGAAAAAACTTCCGCCTGACGCGCTCTGCGCATTGGCGAAGGAGATCCGGGAGCTCATCATCGACACGGTCAGCGAAAACGGCGGCCACCTCGGCGCCAACCTCGGCACGGTCGAGCTGACCATTGCGCTGCATTATATTTTCGACATCCCGGCCGATTCGCTCGTATTCGACGTCGGTCATCAGGCCTACACGCATAAGATACTGACCGGACGTCGGGAATTCTTCCGCACCCTGAGGCGATTCGGCGGATGCGCCGGTTTCCCGCATCCGCGCGAGTCGAAATTCGACGCGAGCGTGGCCGGGCACGCCGGAACCGCGATTTCGACCGCGCTCGGCATTTCGACCGCGCTCGGCGCCGCGTCGAACCCGCACAAGGCGATCGCGGTGGTCGGAGACGGCTCGCTGAACTGCGGCATTTCGCTTGAAGGGCTCAACAACGCCCACGCCGGCGGGAAAAATCTCATCATCATCCTGAACGACAATAAAATGTCGATCTCGCGGAATGTCGGCGGCCTCGCCCGGTCGCTGAACCATATTATATCAGGGAGCTTTTACAACCGGTTCAAAACCGCCGCCAAGCGGCTGCTGTTTTCGCTGCCGCGTCACAAAACGCTGCACAAGATGATCCGGCGGTTTGAGGAGACGGTCAAATACCTGATCCTGCCGGGCGGGCTCTTCGAAGAGCTCGGCATCCGTTACATCGGGCCGATCGACGGTCATTCGATTCCGGATCTGCTCTATCACCTGCGTCACCTCGAAAGCCAGCAGGCCGGCCCCGTGCTCCTGCATGTCACAACCGAAAAGGGGCGCGGCTATGAACATGCACGGCAGAATCCGGCCCGCTACCACGGCGTTCCCGGCTTCTGCAAGGCGACCGGCGCAATCGCCTCGTCCGGCAAACCGTCCTTCTCGAGCGTGTTCGGCGAAGCGGCGGTCGAGCTGGCCGCTCGCCACCCCGAGATCCACGCGATCACGGCGGCCATGAAAGACGGTACGGGGCTCACTCCGTTCGCGGAAGCGCACTGGGACCGTTTTCATGACGTCGGCATCGCCGAAGAGCATGCGGTGACCTATGCCGCCGGGCTGGCGATCGGCGGCCTGCGGCCGATCTGCGCGATCTATGCGACCTTCATGCAGCGGGCGCTCGACTGCGTCTATCACGACGTGGTGCTGCCGCAGCTGCCGGTGATCTTCACGCTGGACCGGGCCGGGGCGGTCGAAGACGGACCGACGCACCACGGCATCTACGACCTCGGTTTCCTGCGCGCACTGCCGGGCCTGACCGTCATGGCGCCGCGCTCCGGAGCGGAGCTGCGCAGAATGCTCGAATTCGCCTACGAGCTGAAGCGGCCGGTCGCTATCCGCTATCCGCGCGGCGGCAGCAACGTGCCGCCCGGCGCCTGCGTGCCGGAACTGCAGTTCGGCCGGGCCGATGTGGTCCGGGCGGGTGCGGGGCCGGTGATCTGGGCCATGGGGCCCGAAGTCGACACGGCGCTGGCGGCGGCGGAACTGCTCAATATGGATTGCTGCGTCGTCAACGCGCGCTTCCTTTCTCCGTTCGACGCGGAACTGGCGCGGAAGCTCGCCGAGGGGCGGACGACCATTTCAATCGAGGACCATGTGCTCTCGGGCGGACTCGGCACGGCGCTCGACGAAGCGCTGTCCGGAACGCCTCATGGCGGAATCCTGCACTTCGGCTGGCCGGCCGACCGGCCGGTTCCGCACGGAAAAGTCGGCTGCCTGCGGCGCGAGTTCGGCCTGACGCCGGAAGCGATCGCGGAAACCGTGCGGAAAACGGCCGCGCCATGAACCGGAAATGACGCCATGAAGCGTCCGCCGGAGGGAGGACGAAACGCCTCCCCGCCGCCGCAACGCCGCCGGAGTCAGCGCAGGAAACAGGCCGGCGTGCAGCTCCAGGCGTGACAGGCGCTGTTGATGAGGGCGTCGCCGTACGGCGACAGGAAATCGTCGCCCGGCACATAGACTTCCCAGAAGGTGTCCGCACCGAGCCGCACCATGCCGCCCCAGTACGAATCGATCCACGCCTCCGCCTTTTCGCGCAGGCCGGCAAAGCAATACGCTTCGAGCAAATGGTGGTGCATATACGGTGTAACCGGACGCTGCGCGCCCGGAACTTGTTCGACCGCCAGCAGGATTTCACGCGCCTCCTCCGGCGTAAAGACTCCGGCCAGGATCGGCCAGATCTGCCCGGCCCAGGAGACCTCGCCTTCAGGTCCGGAGAGGATCAGCTTCCGGTCCGCGTCGTAACGGAACCGCCGGAGCGCCTGCGCCAGACGCTCCGCTTCCGCGCGGCGGAGCTGCGCCTCCTCCGCATAGCCGAAACGCTCCGCCAGGCGCGCCAGCGCCCGCAGGCTGTAGATTGCGACCCCCTGCATCGGCATCTGCCGGTCGAAAGCGGCCCAGTCGATGAATGCCCAGCCCTCCATGTCGTACCGGACCAGTCCGTCCGCATCGATTCCGGGGCGGAACAGCTCGTACTGCCGGACCGCCAGCGGATACAAATCCCTGCCGAGCTCGACATCCCCGGTTTCGCGGACCAGGTCTTCGAGCGTCGGGGCGAAGAGCAGCGCATAGTCGACCGTATCGTTGCCGTGGCGCAGCTCCGGCTCGGTATAGATGCAGCCGGGAACACGCCCGTCGTCATCGCTCGCCGCCGCCAGCAGCAGGAGAGAACGCTCGATGAGATCGAAGCGGCGGAAGCTCGCCGCATTGGCCCGCGCCTGAAGCCGCAGGTCGCCGAGCCAGAGCCGCCGATCCCGCTTCGGGCCGTCTTCCATGACCGTCTGCATGCAGTTGCGGAGCGTCCGCAGGGCGACGCGGTCGATCGCCGCCCGTTCCGGAGAAAGCGCCGCCGGCGGCTCCGGCAAATCGCGCACCGCCGCCTCGGCGATCACCTCGACCGCGTCGAAAACGACCTGCTCGGCGACGCAGAGGATTTCGATTTTCAGATACCGCAACGAATAGCGGCGCGGCAGCACAAATTCACCGGGGAGGATGTCGAAGTTCACAACCTCGTCCTGCAGCCACGCCCGGCTGAGGCCGCCGTGATAACCGGAAAAATCCGCCGACGCCTCGTACGGCAGTTCGGCCGCGGTCAGCCGCAGCCGCAGCGGCGAATCGTTCCTGCCGACCGGACGCATGCGGAGCCGCAGCCGCCCGACCACGCTTTCGCCGAAATCGACAGTGAAGGAGTCCCCGCCGCCGAATGCACGCTCCCGCAAAGCCGCGGCCGGCGCGAGGTCGCGCATCCGGCACTTCTGCCAGGCGTCCTCACAGAATTCCGGCTCCACCAGAGCCCGCGGCTCCACGGCCCAATGTTCAAGCTCCGGCTTCAGCGATTCCGCGCGTTCCAGCCATTCGGCACGACGATCCCAATCTCTCATTCCGACCCTCCGGATTGTTTCATTATCACCGACATTCTGTTTAAACTAGCCCTGCAAAACCGTCCCGGCAAGTTCTTTTCACCATTTCTTGACATTTTTGCCTTGACATTTTAAAATTTTTTGGTATAATATAAGTGTATCTTATGTGTATACATGAGATACCAGAACAAATCTAACAGTATTTTAACAATGATACAACCAAAGCTCAAAATCACCAAACACTCCACTCCGGCCGAATATCAGCAGATCCGGAAATACGTGATCGACTCGGTGCTGGAGTCCGGCTGTGCACCGAAGCGGCTGGCTTCGATGCGGGAGATGGCGGGCTTCTTCAAGGTCAGCACCGCCACGGTCCAGCGCGCGCTGAAAGAGCTTGTCGACGACGATTACCTGACCGTAAAGCCCGGAATCGGGCTTTTTACGAACCCTGACCGCGGCTGGCTGCGCGAAAAGACCGAAGTCATCGGCGTGCTGGCCGCCGACGGGCGCCAGATCTACTATGAGAATTTTCTGTGGGATCTCCTGTCGGCCGTCGGGCGCCGGATCACGTCGGGCCGGAAACTGCTGTACCCGATCAATCTGTTCCACACGGCCGGCCATGTGCCGGAGAGCCTCGCGTTTCTCTCCATGACCGGGCTGATCTGGCTCGGGCCGGACTTCGCGCCGTCCGCCGCGGCGGACGCTTTCTTCGCGGCTCTGACCGTTCCGGCGGTCACCGTCAACGATCCGCGGGCCGGACACTCCTGCATCAGTTACGACATGGAGCTCGAGGGGTATCAGGTCGGCCGGAAACTGCTGGGAGAGGGACGCCGGTCGCCGGTCGTCATCGCCAAGCGGCCCGATATGCCGCAGATCGCCGGGCTGCGCCGCGCCTTCTCCGAATCGGGAACGCCGTTCAACGACAGGCTGCTCGTGCTGCGCAATCCCGGTATGGCCGACCGTCTCCACACGATCTTCGACCTGCTCGAAATGCCCGAGGCGATCTATGCGGTCGGCGGCATGCTGCGCGACATCGAGCCGGTTCTCCGGGAGCGCCGGCCCGACTTCGACCGCTGCCGCCTGATCGGGGAGTCCTCGGTCTGGAAACCCGACTTCCGGGGCTGGGTCGTCGGCCATGAATACGAGCTTCTGGCGGAAACCGCCTGCAGCCAGCTTTTTGCGGAGATCGACGGCGGCCCCCGCAGGGACCACCGGATTCCGAGAAAAATCAAGTTGCACCATCCATAACCAAGGGAGAGTTCTCATGAAACCGCTGAAACCATTCACACTGATCGAACTTCTGGTCGTCATTGCGATCATCGCAATCCTGGCTTCGATGCTGCTGCCCGCGCTGAACCAGGCGCGCGACCGGGCCAAAACCATCAAATGCACCTCCAACCAGAAGCAGCTCGGCACCTATGTGCAGATGTACACCGACCAGAACAACGGCATCGTCATGAACGACGACGGCAACATCAAGCCCGCCAACAACGGCAAATGGCAGTCGATGCTGATGATGCTCTACATGCCGGGTTCCGAGATCAAAGACTGGGGATTCTACGACGAACAGCTCAAGCGGCCCTACGGCATTTTCGCCTGCCCGGCCGGCGCCGACGGAATGCCGAACCCGGACGGGTCGCGCCACTACGGCATCAACCGCCACTACGCCTCCTATGAAGGCGGCGGCGGCCGGATCATGCGCAAAACCGCCTCGATCCGCCGACCCTCCGCGCGCATGATGCTGATGGACATCGACCGGACCATCGCCTGGGCGACGCCGTGCGCGGCCAACGCCGCCGACCTCTCCGGCAACGCGACCGCCGGAGGCGTCTGGTGGAAGCACGGCAACGGCGCGAACGTGACCTTCGCCGACGGCCACTCCGAATGGAAGTCCCGCAACGACGTCCCGGCCGACGGCTGGACGCCCGACCTGACCAGCCCCCGCTACTTCTGGGGCACCGCCAACATCCAGTATGCGCAGCAGTAAAGGGAGGACCCGGGTTGAAACAGCTTCTTTTCACTCTCGCCGTGCTCTCGGCGCTGCTGCCGGCGGCGGCCCGGGAGACGGTCGGCGGCAATTACGCCGCCCTGCCGTGGAAAAGCACGGACGGCACCGGACGGATCGAAACCGTCGACGGGCGCCGCATCGCCGTCATCGACGTGCCGGAAGGTTCCGAAAAGGGACAGCACTGGCTGACCGCGCCGGTCGATCTTACGCCGTTCCTCGACCGGCGCGTGACCATGTCGGTCCGCTGCCGCTGGAGCGGCGTCACGCCGCCGCTCGAACCGTGGAACGGCGTCAAATTCATGCTCGACTACGTCGGCGGCAACGGCGCCCATTTCTGGTGCCACCCGCAGAAACTCTGGAACAGCCGCGACTGGGGCGAAATCTCCGTCGTCATCGAACCGCCGGAACCGGGTTCGCACTCCGGGCGGCTCGTGCTCGGGCTTGAAAGCAGCTCCGGCCGGGTCGAATTCGACCTCGATTCGCTCCGGACTTTCGTCATGTTCAGCCCGCAGGACCGGGTCAACCTCGACTACAAAGCAAGCTACCCGGAGAAGATCGCCGGCGGCCCGCGCCGCCGCGGCGTCATGTCGCCGCACCGCATGACCGAAGAGGATTTCAAAACGCTGAAGGAGTGGAACGTGAATCTGGTCCGCTTCCAGCTCATGCGCAACTGGGGCAGGCTCGGAACCGAACTCGACCTCGCCGATTACGACCGCTGGATCAACGCCCGGCTGGACCGGCTCGCCGGGGAGCTCGACCTTGCGGCGCGGTACGGAATCAAAGCGGTCATCGACCTCCATACCCCGCCCGGCGGCTCCACCGACGGCAAAAACATGCTCATGTTCTTTGACAAAAAGTACCACGACCACTTCATCGAAGTCTGGAAACGGATCGCGAAACGGTTCAGGGGCCACCCGGCCGTCTGGGCCTACGACCTCATCAACGAACCGACGCAGGTGACGCCCGCGCCGTTCGACTACTGGACGACCCAGAAGAACGCGGCGGAGGCGGTCCGCGCCATCGATCCGGACACCCCGGTCATAATCGAATCGAACGAGGCGGACCGCCCGCAGACCTATCCGTATCTGTCGCCGCTGGCGATGGACAATGTGATCTATGAGGTCCACATGTATATGCCGACGGGATTCACTCACCAGGGGGTTGAAGCGCCCGAACCGTACCGGAGTTATCCGGGATCGATCTACGGAACTGTGTGGGACAAGGAGAAAATCCGCGAAACCCTTCAGCCGGTGCGCGACTTCCAGCTCCGCCACAACGCGAAGATCTACGTCGGCGAATTCTCCGCCGTGATCTGGGCGCCCGGCGCCGACCGATATCTCGAAGATTGCATCGAAATCTTCGAAGAATACGGCTGGGACTGGAGTTACCACGCCTTCCGGGAATGGAACGGCTGGAGCCTCGAACATGAGGGTGAAAGCCACGTCTCCATGCGCCCGTCACCGGACAACGCCCGCAAGCGCGTGCTGCTCAAATACTTTTCGCGCAACACCGCCGAATAGCGCGGACAATCCAAGCCCCCGCAAACGGGATTTCTCCATTTGCGGGGGCCGTTTTTTATTCAGAAAGGGAAAAACCTCCCGTTCTCACCTGCCTCCGAGATGCCTCGCTCCCGGGGGAGAGAGGAGCTTCCTTCAGCTTTTACCGGTTCCGGCTGAAATACTTCAGCAGGACCTTCTTCCGGGGGGTATCCTCCTTCGCGGGCTTCAGGTCGGATGGATTCGTCCCTTCATGCTCGACGCTCCAGCCGGACCACTCGCGAAATGCGTGATAGGTCCAGTCCCAGCCGTACTCCTCGAAGATTTCGATGCAGTCGTTGATGTACTTCTCCGCGCCCGGCGCCCAGGCGATGGCGGAAAATTCGCCGACGTAGATCTCCGCGTTGTGGCGGAGCTGGAAGTCGCGCACCGGCTGAAGGGTTTCGCGGATTTTCTCCTTGTCCCACTTCTCCCCTTCGAGCACGCCGGGATAGACGCTGGACGGCCCTTCGCCGCGCAGCCGCTGGTGTGTGTAGGTCAGCGGGAAATACATATGAACCTTGTAGATGATGTTGTCCATCGCCAGCGGCGACAGATACGGATAGGTCTGCGGCCGGTCGGATTCGTTCGACTCGATCATGATCGGCGTATCCGGGTCGATCTCCCGGATCGCCTCGGCGGCCATGCGCTGCAGATTCCAGTAATCGTACGGCGCGGGCATCGCCTGCACCGGTTCGTTCACGAGATCGTAGGCATAAAGCTGCGGATGGTCCTTGAACCGCTTTGCGATCCGTCTCCAGACCTCGATGAAATGGTCGGCGTACTTCTTCTCAAAGAACATGCGCATGTTGCTGCTCGAAATCTTGCCGCCCGGCGGCGTATGCAGATCAATGACGAATTTGATGTCGTACTCCTTCGCCTGATCCATCGCTTTCTCAAGGTTGTCGAGTTTGCCGTTCAGCCACTGGTCATACTCGGCGAGATCGACTTCCGTCCCGATCGCTCCCCAGTTGCGGGTCTGCTGGGCGCGGATCAGATTCACATTCCACTCCTTCAGGGTTTTGAGGTCCTCGGGGCGGATGGTTCCCGGCGACATGACGCCGCGCTGGCGGCGATGATTCGCGATGCGCTCCGGATATTTGACCTTGTAATCGAGGTTGACCCGGTCCTCCGGCGAAAACAGGATTCCGGCCTGAAGCGAATCGAGGTCGAACTCGATCCGTCCCGAACTGTCCTGCAATCCGAGCGACAGCACGCCGGTTTCGGCCGTATCGCGGAACGTCACATTGAACGCAAGCGGCTGCCAGCCGTCGGTCGAACCGAATGCGCCGTTCGAGCCGGGCCACTGCATCGGCGCCTCCGGCCCCGGCTTGTAGGCCAGCATGAACTTCACGCCGTTGTACGGCTGCGGCGGTTTCGACACATCGGTGCACCGGTAGCGGACGAAAAAGGTGATGGTTCTGCCGCGATACGGTTTCAGGTCGAGCTCCCGCTCGAACCAGTGGTGTCCGGACGCTTTGTCCTTCGGGACGTCGGTGACCAGCACGCTCCTGCCGTCGACGGTCTCAATCCGGCTGTATCCGCCGGCCGGCTTCCACTCCAGCTTCGAAAGTTCCGGGCCGACCGGCCGCAGCCGCGCCTCGGCGGCCGGAAGCGTCACAACCGCGAACACCATCGCGGCAAAAACCGAAAACAGTTTTTTCAACATGGTTTCCTCCATAAAAAAGGCCGTTCCACAAAAACGGCCTTCCTCGGTTGACGGGTTATTTTTCGACGCCGCGCCGGAACGCTTCGAGCAGCGCGTCCTTGCGGTCGTTGCCTTTCGAGGGGGAGAGCCTGCCGGGCATGCCTTCATGCTCGACGCTCCAGCCGTCCCATTCGCGGAAGGCGTGGTAGGTCCAATCCCAGCCGTACTCCTCGAAAACGTCGATGCAGTCGCGGATGTAGTCGGCCGCGCCCGGCGCCCAGGCGATGGCGGAGAATTCGCCGACGTAGATGCGGGCGTTGTGCCGGAGCTGGAAATCGCGCACCGGCTTCAGGTGCTTCCGGATCATCTCCTTATCCCACTTCTCGCTGCCGATCATGCCGGGATATTTGATGAGGTCGGCCTTGCTGCCCTGTTCCCCGAAGGCATTGTGGACAAACTGGTGCGTGAACTGGCCCGGAGCGTACATATGAACCTGATAGATCACATTGTCCATCGCCAGCGGCGACAGATAGGAGTAGGTCGGAGCCGAATCCCAGTCGTTCGATTCGATCATGATCGGAGTATCCGGGTCAATCCGGCGGACCGCTTCGGCGGCCATGCGCTGGATGTTCCAGTAATCGTACTTGGCCGGACGGGTCTGAAACGGTTCGTTGACAAGATCATAGGCCCAGACCGACGGGTTGCCCTTGAACCGCTTCGCGATGCGTTCCCACACATTCACGAAGTGATCGGCATACTTCTTGTCGAAGAACATCGTCATGTTGCGGTCCTCGCCGCGGCCGCCCGGAGGCGAATGCAGGTCGATGACGAACCTGATGCCGTACTTCTCGGCGCGCCTGAACACGTCCTCGAGGTGATCGAGCTTGCCGTTCAGCCACTTGTCGTATTCGGCAAGATCGCGGTCGGTGTTCGACTTGCCCCAGTCGCGGGTGATCTGCGCGCGAACGAGCTTGACATTCCAGTCATGCAGCGTCCTGAGATCGTCGTCCGTAAAGGTGTGCGGAGACATCACGCCGCGCAGGACCGGCGTCTCGGCAACCTCCTTCGGGTACTTCACCTTGTAATTCTGGTTGACGCGCGGAAAGAGCCGGAAGACCCGCAATGTGGAGAGATCGAACTCGACCTCGCCCGAACTGTCCTGCAACCCGAGCTGCAGCCGGCCCTTGCCGGCGGAGTCCGATACCGATACCGTGAAACTGGTCTCCCGCCAGTCGAAGGTGCCCTTCAGATTCGACGGATGGTGCCAGAATTCCCGGCCGTCGCCGTCCTTGTAGTTCAGCATGAACTTGACGCCGTTGTAGCTCTGTCTCGGCGTGGAGACGTCCTTCGCCCGTACCCGGATCATGAAGCAGAGCGATTCGCCGCGGAACTTGCTGAGGTCGACCTGCGTTTCGGCGCAGTTCATGCCGCTCTTATCGGGGCTGTCGGCCGGAACGGTGACGGTCAGGAAGGTCCTGCCGTCCTTTGCGGATTCTCTGCCGTACTTGCCGAGACTCCATTTCGCCTTCGCCAGACCGCTGAATTCGGGGATCGCCGGCGGCAGCGCGTCTTCCGCCGCCACGGACAATGCGAACACTCCCGCCGCGGCGCAGGCCGCAAGCTTGAATGTCCGGGTGAAAAGCCGTTTGAACCGCATGACATGACCTCCTTTGTTCCCCGAAAAGTTGCCACCTTCCTCCTTCGCCGAGGCTGCGGAGGACAAGCCGGGCTTGTCATCCACAGCATTTGCGCGGCGGATGACACTCTCCGGGAGCCCCGCTCTACGGTGTTCCGTGCGGCTCCGCCGTACTCACACCTCCGAGAAAGGCATTGTTAATATTTTTCCGAAAAGTTGCCACCCTTCCTCCTTCGCCGAGGCTGCGGAGGACAAGTCGGGCTTGTCATCCACAGCATTTGCGCGGCGGATGACACTCTCCGGGAGCCCCGCTCTGCGGTGTTCCGTGCGGCTCCGCCGTACTCACACCTCCGAGAAAGGCATTGTTAATATTTCGATGGCATCAACATGCCGTCTCTTTCATCGAAAACGTTTCGATTACCATGTTAACCCAGGATATGAATTCACTATAGCGCGCGGAAAATGAAATGTCAAACCGCAAACCGCAAATTCGGCGTTTTTTCCGGGAACGGGTCGCGCCGCCTTGACTTTTTCAAAAAATGCATTACAGTTATCGGACAGTTACCCGTTATTGTTTTCGATGCAGAGAGGATACGCCAGATGACCGCCAAACGAATTTTCGCCGGTTTGTTCGCCCTTATCACCCTTCTGACGCTCGCGGGCTGCACGTCGCCGCGCCTGCCGGAGGGCCGCTACACCGCCGCCGGGCGCGACGACTTCGCCCTCGTCAACAACGACCTGATCTTCCTTCACATCACGACGCCGGCCGAGAATCCTTCACCGTTCGCGTTCTGGGACTGGGCCGGCGGCTATTCGCTGTCGCCGGAAGGCGTCCTGACGCCGGATATGGAGACGGAGCTCCTGAAGAAGTGGAGTTTCTATTACAGCTTCCGGTATGAAAAAAACATACTGAAGGTCATCGACAAGGGCGAAGGGCGCCCGGTTCTTTCGCTGATCCTCGAAGCCCCCGCCCGCCGGTAATCCCCGGGACATCAGAGCCGGAGAGGCATTTCCTCTCCGGCCTGCCGGACTATTCGAGTTCGATCAGGTTGAACAGCCGATCGCTCTTGCCGTCCGCAATGCCGCTCCCCCAGGACAGGTATCCGTCGCGGCCGCGGCCGGAGTCGCTGTTGACCAGCACCGCCGAACCGATCTTCGAACCGGGCTTCAATACAAGGCCGAGCTCCTTCGCATCGAACCGGAGCTCATAGAACGAACCGGCTCCGTCGTGCCGGAAATCCAGCGCGGAAGCGCCGAGCAGGCCGGCCGGCGATCCGATATGGCGGAAGAGCGCGTTGCCGGAGCGGCAGTTCGCCGCCGTGATTTCGTTCCAGCGCGGGTTGGCTGCGGGCGGCATGCCGTCCGCACCGCGCTGCTGGAGGGTCAGCTGGACAGAGTCGCCGCGCCACGCCTCTTCCGCCCCGTGGCTGTTGTGATGCGACGGGTCGTCAACCTTCACCTGCATGATCAATTCTCCAGGCGTGTAGAACACACGCAGCTTTGCCCCGATGTTCGGCGACATCGCGCCGCCCGGCCAGGTCGTCCAGCGCTGCTGGCCGCCGAAGTCGAGCCAGCCGCCCTCATCCCCCATCGCAGAAGCCGGGCGCGCCTTCACCGTCTCCACCCGGTAAGGCCGAACCGAAAAGGCGATCGGGGTCGCCATCCCGCCCCGGTCCTTGAGTACGACCGTGCGGAACTGCTTCGGCGTCTCCGCCGGGTCGATTGAGATGCGGAATCCGACTACCGCGCTCCCGCGCCGCGGCACGGCCGTCTCTTCCGGCGCGGCCAGCAGCTTCGCTCCCTCCGGCAGCTCGATTCCGGGCCGGAATACGATCTCCTCCCCGCTGAAGTTATTGATTTTCACCTTGAATTCCATCTCGCCGGATCTCACATAAAAGCCGTACGTGTTGACCAGAAAACCGCTGATATCGCCAACCGGCTGCAGCACGAGCGGCTTTGCGGCACGCGGAACCGGCTTGTACTCTTTCGCCATGCGATAAAGCTTCATCGCGCCGGTTCCGGCATCGACGAACCTGCTTCGCGCCGTCTTCGGCAAATATACATAGGCGATTCCGTCGCCGAGCGGAATCTGCGAACCGCGCACCTCAAACGGCCGTCCGTCCGCGCCGGCGGCGCGCAGCACGGGCAGACCGGCCGGCAGCGCAAGCGATGTACGGCGGTTCTCCCCCACGCCGCAGTAGAGAACGGCGACCAGGTCGCCGGAACCCTCGAAAACACGGGCGCGGACCGCCTCGGTTCCCTTCAGGTCCCCGATATAACCGCGATGCGCCAGAACGCGCGCCAGGTGTCCGTAAGCGGCCATCGACCGCATCGGCGTATACTTGTCGTCCATCATGCCGAAGTTGTTCTGCCGTTCGTCATAATACTTGTACTCGAATGCGAAGAAGCGTTCCAGTCCGAGCGCGCGCAGTTCGACCGCCTTGCCG
This Victivallis lenta DNA region includes the following protein-coding sequences:
- a CDS encoding prepilin-type N-terminal cleavage/methylation domain-containing protein; its protein translation is MKPLKPFTLIELLVVIAIIAILASMLLPALNQARDRAKTIKCTSNQKQLGTYVQMYTDQNNGIVMNDDGNIKPANNGKWQSMLMMLYMPGSEIKDWGFYDEQLKRPYGIFACPAGADGMPNPDGSRHYGINRHYASYEGGGGRIMRKTASIRRPSARMMLMDIDRTIAWATPCAANAADLSGNATAGGVWWKHGNGANVTFADGHSEWKSRNDVPADGWTPDLTSPRYFWGTANIQYAQQ
- a CDS encoding glycoside hydrolase family 5 protein, with the protein product MKQLLFTLAVLSALLPAAARETVGGNYAALPWKSTDGTGRIETVDGRRIAVIDVPEGSEKGQHWLTAPVDLTPFLDRRVTMSVRCRWSGVTPPLEPWNGVKFMLDYVGGNGAHFWCHPQKLWNSRDWGEISVVIEPPEPGSHSGRLVLGLESSSGRVEFDLDSLRTFVMFSPQDRVNLDYKASYPEKIAGGPRRRGVMSPHRMTEEDFKTLKEWNVNLVRFQLMRNWGRLGTELDLADYDRWINARLDRLAGELDLAARYGIKAVIDLHTPPGGSTDGKNMLMFFDKKYHDHFIEVWKRIAKRFRGHPAVWAYDLINEPTQVTPAPFDYWTTQKNAAEAVRAIDPDTPVIIESNEADRPQTYPYLSPLAMDNVIYEVHMYMPTGFTHQGVEAPEPYRSYPGSIYGTVWDKEKIRETLQPVRDFQLRHNAKIYVGEFSAVIWAPGADRYLEDCIEIFEEYGWDWSYHAFREWNGWSLEHEGESHVSMRPSPDNARKRVLLKYFSRNTAE
- a CDS encoding family 78 glycoside hydrolase catalytic domain, with amino-acid sequence MRDWDRRAEWLERAESLKPELEHWAVEPRALVEPEFCEDAWQKCRMRDLAPAAALRERAFGGGDSFTVDFGESVVGRLRLRMRPVGRNDSPLRLRLTAAELPYEASADFSGYHGGLSRAWLQDEVVNFDILPGEFVLPRRYSLRYLKIEILCVAEQVVFDAVEVIAEAAVRDLPEPPAALSPERAAIDRVALRTLRNCMQTVMEDGPKRDRRLWLGDLRLQARANAASFRRFDLIERSLLLLAAASDDDGRVPGCIYTEPELRHGNDTVDYALLFAPTLEDLVRETGDVELGRDLYPLAVRQYELFRPGIDADGLVRYDMEGWAFIDWAAFDRQMPMQGVAIYSLRALARLAERFGYAEEAQLRRAEAERLAQALRRFRYDADRKLILSGPEGEVSWAGQIWPILAGVFTPEEAREILLAVEQVPGAQRPVTPYMHHHLLEAYCFAGLREKAEAWIDSYWGGMVRLGADTFWEVYVPGDDFLSPYGDALINSACHAWSCTPACFLR
- the dxs gene encoding 1-deoxy-D-xylulose-5-phosphate synthase; its protein translation is MYLEQIDSPADLKKLPPDALCALAKEIRELIIDTVSENGGHLGANLGTVELTIALHYIFDIPADSLVFDVGHQAYTHKILTGRREFFRTLRRFGGCAGFPHPRESKFDASVAGHAGTAISTALGISTALGAASNPHKAIAVVGDGSLNCGISLEGLNNAHAGGKNLIIILNDNKMSISRNVGGLARSLNHIISGSFYNRFKTAAKRLLFSLPRHKTLHKMIRRFEETVKYLILPGGLFEELGIRYIGPIDGHSIPDLLYHLRHLESQQAGPVLLHVTTEKGRGYEHARQNPARYHGVPGFCKATGAIASSGKPSFSSVFGEAAVELAARHPEIHAITAAMKDGTGLTPFAEAHWDRFHDVGIAEEHAVTYAAGLAIGGLRPICAIYATFMQRALDCVYHDVVLPQLPVIFTLDRAGAVEDGPTHHGIYDLGFLRALPGLTVMAPRSGAELRRMLEFAYELKRPVAIRYPRGGSNVPPGACVPELQFGRADVVRAGAGPVIWAMGPEVDTALAAAELLNMDCCVVNARFLSPFDAELARKLAEGRTTISIEDHVLSGGLGTALDEALSGTPHGGILHFGWPADRPVPHGKVGCLRREFGLTPEAIAETVRKTAAP
- a CDS encoding GntR family transcriptional regulator, with the translated sequence MIQPKLKITKHSTPAEYQQIRKYVIDSVLESGCAPKRLASMREMAGFFKVSTATVQRALKELVDDDYLTVKPGIGLFTNPDRGWLREKTEVIGVLAADGRQIYYENFLWDLLSAVGRRITSGRKLLYPINLFHTAGHVPESLAFLSMTGLIWLGPDFAPSAAADAFFAALTVPAVTVNDPRAGHSCISYDMELEGYQVGRKLLGEGRRSPVVIAKRPDMPQIAGLRRAFSESGTPFNDRLLVLRNPGMADRLHTIFDLLEMPEAIYAVGGMLRDIEPVLRERRPDFDRCRLIGESSVWKPDFRGWVVGHEYELLAETACSQLFAEIDGGPRRDHRIPRKIKLHHP
- a CDS encoding ABC-type transport auxiliary lipoprotein family protein, which produces MKSLVVFAACLAVLLFSGCFFESYRPVGEFDLTLEKAEKTGRALRMLEFRNDSTAGSRMQSRDASGRVIRDPYNRWALPPEQLVARALNLALRPDSESAVPVPVAGTLEVFEVDSARKEFRLAGSWSLPDDRREFRFDFSVPVEEDSAEAVARAAGVAVGRLADRLALWSRTELGDVR